The Cydia amplana chromosome 21, ilCydAmpl1.1, whole genome shotgun sequence genome includes a window with the following:
- the LOC134658198 gene encoding uncharacterized protein LOC134658198 translates to MENSKKQDSFFLKGKKLNGNKFNNKVRPEENYGNNDFKGKVQNFKQDFIGKRQQNFDQIRVQKDNSDEKKPFDKKTYRLKKYSKKYKLEQWEEQRKKLLLRNLQKDLKTDEGAGTYKPKTFDEDATDGQDVTGRFVKHPDLIEKENAERVEKEKKKPTLTARERHEKVKQDKLEKRQQVQKIIEEKKQKMQEYKKQKQEKFKKLSRKTKKGQPVMTGRLELLLEKIQKNK, encoded by the coding sequence ATGGAAAACTCAAAAAAGCAAGACTCCTTCTTCTTGAAGGGCAAGAAACTAAATgggaataaatttaataacaagGTGAGACCAGAAGAAAATTACGGCAATAATGATTTTAAAGGTAAAGTTCAAAATTTCAAACAAGACTTCATAGGAAAACGTCAGCAGAATTTTGACCAGATCCGTGTCCAAAAAGACAACAGTGATGAAAAGAAGCCATTCGATAAAAAAACTTATAGACTGAAAAAGTATAGTAAAAAGTACAAGTTAGAGCAATGGGAAGAACAGCGCAAGAAGCTCCTGCTCCGGAACCTGCAGAAAGACCTCAAAACTGACGAAGGCGCCGGTACATACAAACCAAAAACGTTTGATGAGGATGCAACCGATGGCCAAGATGTCACAGGCCGATTCGTCAAACATCCAGATTTGATAGAAAAAGAAAACGCAGAAAGAGTGGAGAAAGAGAAAAAGAAACCAACTCTCACTGCCAGAGAGAGACACGAAAAGGTGAAGCAAGACAAGTTAGAGAAGCGACAGCAAGTGCAGAAGATAATTGAGGAGAAAAAGCAGAAAATGCAAGAGTACAAGAAGCAAAAGCAGGAGAAGTTTAAGAAGTTAAGTAGGAAAACTAAGAAGGGGCAGCCGGTGATGACCGGGCGCTTGGAACTGCTTTTGGAGAAGATACAGAAGAACAAGTAG